Below is a genomic region from Delftia tsuruhatensis.
CACCCCCCTGTGGAAACTGGTGGTCTGGGGCGGCTTTGCCGTGTCCATGGCGCTGACGGGCTGGGGCCTGCTGAGCATGGACATCAACGTGACCTACAAGGCCTTCCTGGGCGTGAGCTGGCTGTATCTGATCACCACCGCCTTCACGCTGGCCAAGATGCTGCGCGACCGCCACGAGGCCGATCTGTCCCAGGCCCGCATGCAGGGCCGCCGCGAAGTCTCGCAGCCGGTCGACGCCGAGTGATGACCACGGCTTTCCCCGAATTTCCAGGAGTCCAGGCAATGATGATCGATCCGTCCGTTTTCGCCCGCCTGCCGCGTGCCCTGCTGGCCGCCGGCGCGCTGTGCGCCGCCCTGGCCGCGGCACCGGCCCATGCCCACAGCGAGGCCTCGGTCGCGCTGTCCATGCTGCCCGTGGCCTCCGTGGTGGGCACGGCTTCGGTGGCATCGACGGCCGCCGGCGCCGTGGTGGCCGTGCCCGCGGCGCTGTCGGTGGGGGGCGCGGTGCTGACCGTGAAGGCCGTGCAGGCCTCGGCCACGGGCACGGTCTATCTGCTGGAACGCGCCTCCGACGGTGCCCAGGCCAGCGTGGAGGTGGTGGGGCGTGGCGCGTCCGCATCGGCCTATGCCGTGGGCACGGTGGTGGCCTGCAGCGTGATTGGCGCGGGCACCATCCTCTCGGCCGCCGGCAAGGTCCTGGCCTTCATCCCGAACGAGATGGGCAAGGCCCTGCTGCACAACGAACGACTGTGATGCCCGCCATGCGACCGATGACCCCCTCCGCCCGCCCTGTCTGCCTGGGCCTGCTGCTGGCCGCCGCGCTGGGCACGGCCCATGCGGGCCGCAGCTGCGAGGACAAGCCCCTCACGCCCCAGTCCCTGCAGCAGGGTCTGGACCTGGCCCAGCGCACGTCGCAGGCGCTGGATGCCGAGTACGCGAAGAACGGCACCCGTGTCGTGCTGCTGGCGCGCGTGGGCCAGGACCTGAGCAAGTACGACCTCTACTACTCGCACTATGGCTGGGCGTACAGGACACCCGAGGGCCCCTGGCGCGTGGCGCACAAGCTCAACGAGTGCGGCACGGCCGGCGGCCATGTCTACCGCCAGGGCCTGGGCGAGTTCTTTCTCGATGACCTGTGGCGCCATGAGGCCGGCATCCAGGTGCCCACGCCTGCCGTGCAGCAGGCGCTGTGGACCTTCCTGACCCAGCCGCAGACCGTGCTGCGATTGCAGCACGAGCCCTACAGCATGGTCAGCTACGCCTGGGGCCAGCGCTACCAGCAGTCCAACCAGTGGGCGACCGAGACCCTGGCCGCCGCCATGGAGCCGGCCACGGTGCAGCGGCGCGAGCAGGCCCAGGCCTGGCTGCAGTTCAAGGGCTATGAGCCCGGCGTGCTGGTCATCCGTGCGCTGAGCCGGCTGGGAGGGCGCGTGACGGCGGCCAACATCGCCTTCGACGACCATCCCAACGATAAACGCTATGCCAGCCGCATAGAGACCGTGACCGTGGAGTCGGTGACCCAGTGGCTGCAGCGCAGCCAGCTCGCCGGCCCGGTGCGCAAGCTGCCCTGAGCCCCCGCGAAACCACCTGCGGCCCCGGGGGTGCCGCAGGGCATTGAAACAGGAGTCATCCCATGAGCAAGGCCTTGCGTCTGCCCGAAAAATGGTTCCGCCGCGGCCTGTGGCTGGTGGCGGTGGTGTTCGCGTCCTTTCTGATCGGCCTGGGCGGCCTGGTGGTGGGCGACCTGCCCCAGGTCGAGTCGCCGCGCACGGTGGAGGACTTCATCGCGCCTGGCGCGGCCGAGCCCGTGAAGGCCGAGATCAAGGCCGCCGATGCGGACCATGACAAGGCGGAGACGGCGCTGGAGAACGCCCGCCTGAAGTACCAGGCCACGCAGGCGCGCTACCGCTCGGCGCGCGAGACCTTCGACAACTGGGTGGCCACGCGCCGCGCTACCGCCCGGCCGGAACAGGATACGGAACTGCTGTCGCGCACCCAGGTCCTGGATGCCATCAAGCAGGAGGAGAACACGGCACGCGCATCCGTGGAGCAATTGCAGGATGCCAGCCTGCGGGCCCGCCAGCGCCTGGATGCGGCGAACCGGCAGTGGGATGGGCTGCGCGACGGTGCCGGCGAGGCATGGCGCAAGGAGATGCGGGCCATCGAGCTGCGCGTCTTCCTGTACCGGCTGGCGCTGACCCTGCCGCTGCTGCTGGTGGCCGGCTGGTTGTTCGCCAGGCAGCGCAAGAGCACATGGTGGCCCTTCGTCTGGGGGTTCATCTTCTTTGCGCTGTTCGCCTTCTTCGTGGAGCTGGTCCCCTACCTGCCCGACTATGGCGGCTATGTGCGCTACATCGTCGGCATCGTGGTGACGGTGCTGCTGGGGCGCGCAGCCATCCTGGGGCTGAACCGCTACCTGGAGCGGCAAAGGCAGCAGGAGTCACTGCCCGAGACACAGCGACGCCAGGAGCTGGGCTATGACGTGGCGCTGGCACGGCTGGCCAAGGGCGTGTGCCCGGGCTGCGAGCGTCCCGTGGACCTGAAGGATGGCTCCATCGATTTCTGCCCCCATTGCGGCATCGGCCTGTTCGACCGGTGTGGCGGCTGCGGGACCCGCAAGAGCGCGTTCGTGCGCTTTTGCCACAGCTGCGGCGCGCAGGCGGGTGGCGACTCTGCCACGCGCGGAGTACAGCCTGCGCAACAGGTTGCCCGGCCGGCACCGGGTTGAGGCGGCGCAGGCCTGCAAAGGCCATTGAAGCGGCGCGGGATTGTGGTACACCATGGCATGCGCGCTCGGCCGGGGCGCAGACCCGTCTTCAGCGAGGAAGCCATGTCACGCCAGATGCCGGAGATCGCAACACACATGTCGGCGCAGCCCGCCCCACCGCCATCCACGGCGGCTGCGCATGTTCCTCCCCTGCTGGCCTGGGCCGCTGGCGCGGCCCTGCTGGCCTGCCATGTGGCCTTCGGCCCTGCCTCGTGGAAGGCCTGGGCGGCCTATGCGGGACTGTCGGCGCTGGCCGGGTTGTCCTGGATCGTCCGCTGCCATGTGGTCCGGCTGCCATTGACCGGCGTGCTGCGCGGCCATGGCTGGATCCAGGCCACGACGGCCCTGCTGCTGGCCGCCTGGCAGCCTTCCCTGGCCTGGGCATCCGCCCTCATGTGGCTGGCGGCCATTGCCTGGCTGCCCTGGGATGGGGAGCGCGAGCAGGCACTGCACCTTCCCGCCGCGCAGGTGGTATTGCTGTGCGCCATGCTCGCCATCCTCTGCGCCGTGGTCGTGGCCAGGCCCATGCCGCAGATGGCTCCGGGCTCGGTGGCCGCACGCATCTTGTGGATGGTCAGCGTGATGCTGCCGCTGGCGGTGCATGCCCTGGCCCTGTGGCAGGCGCTGCACCGCATGCAGCGCCACTATGGACGGGAACTGGCCCAGCTGTCCAGCTACTGCGGCCAACTGGCCGAGGACGTGCAGCAGTTGCAGGCGCGCGTGAGCACGCTGCAATTGCCCACGGGGCGCGACACGCTGACGGGCG
It encodes:
- a CDS encoding DUF2145 domain-containing protein; this translates as MTPSARPVCLGLLLAAALGTAHAGRSCEDKPLTPQSLQQGLDLAQRTSQALDAEYAKNGTRVVLLARVGQDLSKYDLYYSHYGWAYRTPEGPWRVAHKLNECGTAGGHVYRQGLGEFFLDDLWRHEAGIQVPTPAVQQALWTFLTQPQTVLRLQHEPYSMVSYAWGQRYQQSNQWATETLAAAMEPATVQRREQAQAWLQFKGYEPGVLVIRALSRLGGRVTAANIAFDDHPNDKRYASRIETVTVESVTQWLQRSQLAGPVRKLP
- a CDS encoding YiaA/YiaB family inner membrane protein; the encoded protein is MSSSPIVVQRDTRAWQLQVWISFGIAVFLCAVGLAWLPGEQLERAFMVMGYVFCLSAAFVLAKFVRDSEGSRRAAGDTPLWKLVVWGGFAVSMALTGWGLLSMDINVTYKAFLGVSWLYLITTAFTLAKMLRDRHEADLSQARMQGRREVSQPVDAE
- a CDS encoding GGDEF domain-containing protein, which translates into the protein MSAQPAPPPSTAAAHVPPLLAWAAGAALLACHVAFGPASWKAWAAYAGLSALAGLSWIVRCHVVRLPLTGVLRGHGWIQATTALLLAAWQPSLAWASALMWLAAIAWLPWDGEREQALHLPAAQVVLLCAMLAILCAVVVARPMPQMAPGSVAARILWMVSVMLPLAVHALALWQALHRMQRHYGRELAQLSSYCGQLAEDVQQLQARVSTLQLPTGRDTLTGVANFSRLMDAVDGLRERHARKPEPFCVVLLELDPWVERAGAHRPPKGPSLQDRVLLMLSGLLVTHLRAVDGVGRYRDDTFMLVMPDTASVQAVWALQRVREGVRQQHWSEAPVPDPDRDPLTLTLAVAEFQAGETSERLVQRAEMALMHGRASGRNQIVVAEDVRPPRTS
- a CDS encoding zinc ribbon domain-containing protein, coding for MSKALRLPEKWFRRGLWLVAVVFASFLIGLGGLVVGDLPQVESPRTVEDFIAPGAAEPVKAEIKAADADHDKAETALENARLKYQATQARYRSARETFDNWVATRRATARPEQDTELLSRTQVLDAIKQEENTARASVEQLQDASLRARQRLDAANRQWDGLRDGAGEAWRKEMRAIELRVFLYRLALTLPLLLVAGWLFARQRKSTWWPFVWGFIFFALFAFFVELVPYLPDYGGYVRYIVGIVVTVLLGRAAILGLNRYLERQRQQESLPETQRRQELGYDVALARLAKGVCPGCERPVDLKDGSIDFCPHCGIGLFDRCGGCGTRKSAFVRFCHSCGAQAGGDSATRGVQPAQQVARPAPG